CAATGATCAATCGATGTAGTCAGAGCAAGTAGCGCCACAAGTGGAGCGGTGCATTGTCAGACGATGGAGAGGCGAAAGGGGGTTCGGGTCAGCCGCACCCGTCGCCGCGCAGCCTCGCAGGTCTCGACTGGTTCACCTTCTTCGTCGCGGATGTCCAGACGGGGTTCGGCCCGTTCATCTCGGTTTATCTGACCGCGCATAAATGGACGCAGCTCGACATCGGCCTTGTGCTGAGCGTTGGCAGTTTCGCCAATCTGCTCGGTCAGGTTCCGGGCGGCGCCATCGTCGACGCGGCGCGCTCGGAGCGGTTCGCCGCCGCTTGCGCCGTCGCCGGCATAGGCGCGAGCGCGCTCGCTTTCGCGTTTTGGCCGGTGTTTCCGCTGGTCCTCGGAGCGAGCGTCCTCCATTCCGCCGCAAGCTGTGTTTTGGGACCGGCCATTGTCGCGATCAGCGTCGGTCTGGTCGGGCACAGCGAGATCGGACTGCGGCTTGGACGCAATGCGCGCTTCGCATCGCTGGGCAATGGACTTGCAGCGGCGGCCATGGGTGGCTGCGCCTATCTTTTTTCGACACGGGCCGTGTTTCTGGTGACGGCGGTCCTGGTCATGCCGACGCTCATGGCACTCGCCCGCATCCGCAGCGCGGAGATCGATTCCGATCGCGCGCATGGCGGCGTGCAGCAACAAGCAGAATCCGTCGGACGCAGCAATTGGCGTGTCACGTTGCGGAATCCATCGCTGCGCATTTTTGCCCTGTGCGCGGCACTGTTCAATTTCGCCAATGCCGCGATGCTGCCATTGGTCGGCAGCACCTTGACGATGCGCTCGGCGAGTTTGGCGCCGGTGCTCATCGCGGCCTGTATCGTCGTGCCGCAGGCGGTGGTGGCGGCGCTTTCGCCTTGGGTCGGGCGACGGGCCGAACAATGGGGGCGGCGGCCATTGCTTCTCATCGGCTTTGCCGCTTTGCCGCTGCGCGGTCTCCTCTTCGCCGGTGCGCCGGCGCCCTATCTGCTCGTTGCTGTGCAATTGCTTGATGGCATTTCCGCTGCGGTTCTCGGCGTCCTGATTCCCCTCGTCATCGTCGATGTGACGCGCAACACCGGGCGGCTTAATCTTGCGCAAGGCATTGTCGGCGCGGCGATCGGCGTTGGCGCGACGCTCAGCACGGTTTTTGCCGGCTATCTCGCCGATCACAATGGCACAAGCCTCGCCTTTCTCGGTTTGGCGGCGATTGCGAGTCTTGGCTTTCTTTGCGTCGCGGCCCTCATGCCGGAAACGCGACCGAGACCTTTGATTTAGGACACCAGACGTGGCCGCTTTTGCGCGCTTTGGATCATGTTGCGATAGACTTCGAAATAATCTTTCGCCATTCGCTGCGCGGTGAAGCGTTGCTCGAAGCGGGCGCGAATAAACCGCTCGCGACAAGCGCGGTAGCCGCGCGATCGCGGCGACGGTGCTCGTCTCGTCTTCGACCGGATGGAATCACCCGGCCAAGAAGAAAAAACGCACAGAATCAAAAAAAGCTGGAGCATGTTCTCATCAATGAGACAGCGGATATATCCGATGTCTGAAAACAAAAAGTCGTCCAACTTTTTCGGAACATGCTCTAGACGAGCAACCTTTGTTCCGGAAGCATAAACGCGGCGCTTTGCAATCCGTTCCGGATCGATCGGTAACACTCGTTGACATTTTGTGTTGAAACCCATCGCCAGCAAAATGTGATTTTAGGATCACTCGTCGCGATAAAATCCATGTATCCGCCAAAAAAATTCGATCATCGAAGGGGCCGACATGCAAATACCGCAGTTCGAGGCGACGCATGGATCCAATACATCCATAAACCGTTATTTTTAGCGGCCGCTCAGGCGGAGATTGAGAGGCTCGATGGGTAACCTGTGCCGTTACGCGCAACGTCCATTCGCCTTTCTTCTCCACTACGTGAAGTCGCGACCGGTCTCGCATGCGGCGATTTTAATATGCGTACTTGGCGCGGTAGGCTTTTCCGTTGGTACGCAATATGGCGTCAAGCTCATTGTCGATTCCTTGTCGGGCGGCAAGCCCGGGCTCACAAATCCGTGGCCGGCCTTTGCCGTGATCGCGACTTTTATCGCGGCCGATAATCTCTTGTGGCGGGTCGCCGGGCTGATCGCGAGCACAGCCTTTGTGCGCGTCACGGGCGATTTGCGGCGCGATCTTTTTCAACATTTGATGGGCCACGCGCCAAGCTATTACGCGGACAGGCTCGGGGGCGTGCTGACGAGCCGTATCACGGCAACGTCCAACGCCGTCTTCACCATCGAAAATATGTTCATTTGGAATGTGCTGCCGCCTTGCGTGGCGACCTTTGCGGCGATCGGGCTCATCAGCACAGTGAACGTCAAAATGGCGGCTTTGCTCGCGGTCATAGCGATCATGATCATGATCTTGATGTTCCGTATCGCGGCGGCCGGACGACCCTTGCACCATGATTTTGCCGCCAAGGCGGCGGCGGTCGACGGCGAAGCGACCGATGTCGTCAGCAATATCGTGTTGGTAAAAACCTTCAGCGGCATTGCACATGAGCTCGGCCGCTTCACCGGCACGCTCGACAATGAAATGGCGGCGCGGCGGCGCAGCCTCCTCTACCTCGAAAAGCTGCGGCTTTTCCATGCCTGGATCACGATCGTCCTCATCTTCTGCCTGCTCGCCTGGGCCATCATTCTTTGGCAGCATGGACAGGCGACAGCGGGTCAGGTCGTGCTGGTCTGCACCCTCGGCTTGTCGGTTCTGCAGGCGACGCGCGATCTGGCGGTGGCGCTTGTCGATGCGACACAGCACATGGCGCGGCTTTCGGAAGCGATCTCGACATTGCTCGTGCCGCACCGGCTGAACGATCATCCAGAGGCCAAACCGCTCGCGCCCGCCGGCGGCAAGATCACGTTCAAAAATGTTTCATTTCATTATCCTGGCAACGCGGCTGTTTTCGAGGACTTCAATCTCGACATAGAAGCGGGTGAACGGGTGGGACTCGTGGGGCCGTCCGGTGCCGGCAAATCGACTCTCGTCGCTCTGCTGCAGCGGCTTCATGACGTGCATGGCGGTCAAATCTTGATCGATGGGCAGGATATCTCACGCATCACACAGCAAAGTTTGCATGAGGCGATGGCTTTCGTGCCGCAGGATGTGTCGCTCTTTCATCGATCCGTCAGAGACAATATTCGCTACGCGGTGCCTGACGCCTCCGACGACGCGGTGTGGAAGGCGATCGTTGCCGCCCATTGCGACGAGTTCGTCGCCGAGTTGCCGCTCGGTCTCGATACGATCGTCGGCGATCGCGGCTTGAATCTTTCCGGCGGTCAGCGCCAACGTATCGCTCTGGCCCGCGCCTTTTTGAAAGATGCGCCGATCTTGCTGCTCGATGAAGCGACGTCGGCGCTCGATCATGAATCCGAGGAGGCCATTCAGGAAGCCTCGGTTCGGCTGATGCGGGGTCGAACAGTGATTGCGATCGCGCATCGCTTGACCACTTTGTCGGACTTCGATCGGATCATCGTCTTGCGCGACGGAAAGATCGTGAAAGCCGCGCCGCCGCAAGCGCTCCTCTCGGCCGATGGCCGGTTCATCGAGACGCTGCGCCATGAAATGCGTCGGTCGAAGACGCGGGTCGATCGGAATGAAGAACTGGCGGCGTCATAGGATGAAATGGCGTCCCACCTGGGCCGCCAACTCCAGCCATTATTTAGTGTCCTTGTTCAGTGCTTTATTCAGTGCTTTCCCGGAAAGCCGCCGAGACCGTGAAAGGTCATGTAGAGCGAATAACCGCTGACGGCGATCGCAATCAGCATTTCAAGAACGAGGAAGGCGACGCCATATTTGTACCACGGTTCATGTTGGGCCGGCGCGGTGGAAGCGTGCATGTCATGTCTCCTGATTCATAAGTCGCACGATGCGTCGTGAGGTGTCAGACTTTTTCGCCGACGAGTTCGGGCGTGAATAGGCCGTGCTCTTCAGGATGGCGCTCGTAACGCGCCGCCCATACATAGAAGAGGGCGAAGGGAACGAACATGTAGAGCGCGGCATAGAGATATCCCATGTGGATATTGGCGCTTCCGGCGAAGATCAACGGATAGACGATGCCGCCGGCAGTCGAGACGCCGCCGATGAATCCGGCGGCGACGCCGGGACGGTCGGGAAACAACAACGGGACCAGCGCGAACGTGCCGCCCGTGCCGAAAGATATGAAGACCCCGAGAGCGACGAGAAGCACCACCGACATATGCAGAGAGCCG
The window above is part of the Methylovirgula sp. HY1 genome. Proteins encoded here:
- a CDS encoding ABC transporter ATP-binding protein, coding for MGNLCRYAQRPFAFLLHYVKSRPVSHAAILICVLGAVGFSVGTQYGVKLIVDSLSGGKPGLTNPWPAFAVIATFIAADNLLWRVAGLIASTAFVRVTGDLRRDLFQHLMGHAPSYYADRLGGVLTSRITATSNAVFTIENMFIWNVLPPCVATFAAIGLISTVNVKMAALLAVIAIMIMILMFRIAAAGRPLHHDFAAKAAAVDGEATDVVSNIVLVKTFSGIAHELGRFTGTLDNEMAARRRSLLYLEKLRLFHAWITIVLIFCLLAWAIILWQHGQATAGQVVLVCTLGLSVLQATRDLAVALVDATQHMARLSEAISTLLVPHRLNDHPEAKPLAPAGGKITFKNVSFHYPGNAAVFEDFNLDIEAGERVGLVGPSGAGKSTLVALLQRLHDVHGGQILIDGQDISRITQQSLHEAMAFVPQDVSLFHRSVRDNIRYAVPDASDDAVWKAIVAAHCDEFVAELPLGLDTIVGDRGLNLSGGQRQRIALARAFLKDAPILLLDEATSALDHESEEAIQEASVRLMRGRTVIAIAHRLTTLSDFDRIIVLRDGKIVKAAPPQALLSADGRFIETLRHEMRRSKTRVDRNEELAAS
- a CDS encoding MFS transporter → MSDDGEAKGGSGQPHPSPRSLAGLDWFTFFVADVQTGFGPFISVYLTAHKWTQLDIGLVLSVGSFANLLGQVPGGAIVDAARSERFAAACAVAGIGASALAFAFWPVFPLVLGASVLHSAASCVLGPAIVAISVGLVGHSEIGLRLGRNARFASLGNGLAAAAMGGCAYLFSTRAVFLVTAVLVMPTLMALARIRSAEIDSDRAHGGVQQQAESVGRSNWRVTLRNPSLRIFALCAALFNFANAAMLPLVGSTLTMRSASLAPVLIAACIVVPQAVVAALSPWVGRRAEQWGRRPLLLIGFAALPLRGLLFAGAPAPYLLVAVQLLDGISAAVLGVLIPLVIVDVTRNTGRLNLAQGIVGAAIGVGATLSTVFAGYLADHNGTSLAFLGLAAIASLGFLCVAALMPETRPRPLI